In Antarcticibacterium arcticum, the genomic stretch CTGCAAATTGCAGGAGTGCCGGTGGGGAAGGAATTAAAACAATTCAGTTTTAGCAATAAACTGCTTAATAATGTGGATGGTTCCTGTATGATTGTAGTGGCAACAGATGCACCATTGGATCACCGCAATCTGGAACGGCTCGCAAAACGTGCATTCTTAGGCATAGCAAAAACCGGGGGAATAGTTTCTAATGGCAGTGGCGATTATATAATCGCGTTTTCAACAGCGGAAGCTAACCGCATTCCCTACTCAACCCGGGACAATCTTCTAAAACAGGAGGTTGTTCCCAATGATCAAATGTCGCCTCTTTTTATGGCTGCAATTGAAGCTACGGAAGAAGCTATATTAAACTCGTTGTTTATGGCTGAAGCGGTAAAAGGAAAACCGGGTAGGAATATAGAAGCTTTACCTTTGGACAAGATCCTGCCAATTTTAAAAAAAAACGGGGTAATTAAAGATTAGTCTGTATTTCGTGTAATCCTAAGAAATTCATTTTGCAGTGCTCGGGTGATCTTGCCCGTTTCTGTTGTTGAAAAGACTTCTTCTTCCTTATGGAACATAGAAGTTACCGCAAGTATCTGGGTAGTAGTACCGGTAAGGAATACCTCATCTACTTCTACCAGTTCATCAATATGTACACAATCTTCAATTAGCTTGATCCCCAGGTTGGCGCATAGTTCAATGACTGCTTTTCGGGTAATTCCCGAAAGAATATGCGGGCCCTCGGGATGGGTATATAGGGTATTATTTTTTACAAAGAATATGGAGGAATGAGAACCTTCAGTAAAATAACCCTTCCGCAACAAAATATTTTCGGCCAGGCCGGCAGTATGAGACTCATTGTTCGCGCGAACATTGGCCATAAGTGAAATTGACTTAATGTCACAACGGTGCCATCTTAGATCCTTTGAAACCAAAACGGATGCCTTTTTATTCTCAAATCCTTCCAGGGTCACGGGAAAAGCATATAACAACAGGGTGGGTTCAATATGCTGCGGATAAAAATGTGT encodes the following:
- a CDS encoding aminotransferase class IV, which translates into the protein MNSNNTSGEPKKTYPKEVFFNGKWMPHDQAFVSVFDRGFMFGDGIYEVTPFYKGKPYRLEDHLDRLKYSLSQIEVELEIDLIRRTMLEAVSRAGLENSDCAVYVQITRGVAPRTHFYPQHIEPTLLLYAFPVTLEGFENKKASVLVSKDLRWHRCDIKSISLMANVRANNESHTAGLAENILLRKGYFTEGSHSSIFFVKNNTLYTHPEGPHILSGITRKAVIELCANLGIKLIEDCVHIDELVEVDEVFLTGTTTQILAVTSMFHKEEEVFSTTETGKITRALQNEFLRITRNTD